The following proteins are co-located in the Xiphophorus maculatus strain JP 163 A chromosome 8, X_maculatus-5.0-male, whole genome shotgun sequence genome:
- the tmem250 gene encoding transmembrane protein 250 produces the protein MPVIPIPRRVRSFHGPHTTCMHSACGSAHTNKLVRTKYNNFDLYLRSRCMYSFLRFLLYFGCSLLTSLLWVLLSALFFLQYVSVRVLLRLQYKLSVILLLLGHRRLDFGVLNDLIIYSMHITMFLVGGLGWCFMVFVDM, from the coding sequence ATGCCTGTGATCCCCATCCCACGCAGGGTGCGCAGCTTCCATGGCCCCCACACCACCTGCATGCACTCTGCCTGCGGCTCGGCGCACACCAACAAGCTGGTGCGCACCAAGTACAACAACTTTGACCTTTACCTGCGCTCCCGGTGCATGTACAGCTTCCTGCGCTTCTTGCTGTACTTTGGCTGCAGCCTGCTGACCTCCCTTCTTTGGGTGCTCCTCTCTGCCCTCTTCTTCCTGCAGTACGTCAGTGTGCGCGTCCTCCTTCGGCTGCAGTACAAGCTTTCCGTCATCCTACTTCTGCTCGGACACCGGCGCCTGGACTTTGGCGTGCTCAACGATCTGATTATCTACAGCATGCACATCACCATGTTTCTGGTGGGGGGACTCGGCTGGTGCTTTATGGTGTTTGTGGACATGTAG